In Megalobrama amblycephala isolate DHTTF-2021 linkage group LG10, ASM1881202v1, whole genome shotgun sequence, one DNA window encodes the following:
- the ldb1a gene encoding LIM domain-binding protein 1-A isoform X5 yields MQRCSSKSFKLYSPKEPPNGSAFPPFHPGAMLDRDVGPTPMYPPSYMEPGIGRHTPYGNQTDYRIFELNKRLQNWTEQDCDNLWWDAFTTEFFEDDAMLTITFCLEDGPKRYTIGRTLIPRYFRSIFEGGATELFYVLKHPKESFHNNFVSLDCDQCTMVTQNGKPMFTQVCVEGRLYLEFMFDDMMRIKTWHFSIRQHREVVPRSILAMHAQDPQMLDQLSKNITRCGLSNSTLNYLRLCVILEPMQELMSRHKTYSLSPRDCLKTCLFQKWQRMVAPPAEPARQAPNKRRKRKMSGGSTMSSGGGNNNNSNSKKKSPASSFALSSQVPDVMVVGEPTLMGGEFGDEDERLITRLENTQFDAANGIDDEDSFNSSPALGTNSPWNSKAPSSQESKNDNPTSQSSQ; encoded by the exons ATGCAAC GCTGTTCGTCCAAGTCATTCAAGCTGTACTCCCCAAAGGAGCCTCCCAACGGTAGTGCCTTCCCTCCATTTCACCCAGGAGCAATGCTGGATAGAGATGTGGG TCCAACACCGATGTATCCCCCCTCTTACATGGAACCTGGAATAGG GAGGCACACACCGTATGGAAATCAAACAGACTACAGAATATTTGAGCTCAACAAAAGACTACAGAATTGGACAGAG CAGGATTGTGACAATTTGTGGTGGGATGCGTTCACTACAGAGTTTTTCGAAGATGATGCAATGCTGACTATCACTTTCTGTCTGGAAGATGGACCCAAACGATACA ctATTGGTAGGACGTTGATCCCTCGGTACTTCAGGAGTATTTTTGAAGGAGGGGCCACTGAACTTTTCTATGTGCTGAAACATCCCAAGGAGTCGTTCCACAATAACTTTGTGTCCCTGGACTGCGATCAGTGCACCATGGTTACACAGAATGGCAAACCCATGTTCACACAG GTGTGTGTGGAGGGAAGACTGTACCTGGAGTTTATGTTTGATGACATGATGCGTATAAAGACGTGGCACTTCAGCATCAGACAACACAGAGAGGTTGTGCCGAGAAGCATCCTGGCAATGCAT GCACAAGACCCTCAAATGCTTGACCAGCTATCAAAAAACATCACAAGATGTGGCTTATCTAACTCTACGCTGAACTACCTCCGA CTTTGTGTAATCCTGGAGCCCATGCAGGAGCTGATGTCCAGACACAAGACGTACAGTCTCAGCCCACGAGACTGCCTCAAAACATGTCTGTTTCAGAAATGGCAGAGGATGGTGGCCCCACCAG CCGAGCCTGCGAGACAAGCCCCCAACAAGCGAAGGAAACGAAAAATGTCCGGCGGCAGCACGATGAGTTCCGGAGGgggcaacaacaacaacagcaacagtaAAAAGAAAAGTCCAGCCAGCAGTTTTGCGCTCTCCAGCCAGGTACCT GATGTGATGGTGGTGGGAGAGCCCACTCTGATGGGAGGGGAGTTCGGGGACGAGGATGAGCGGCTCATCACGCGGCTGGAGAACACACAGTTTGATGCGGCCAATGGCATCGACGACGAGGACAGTTTCAACAGTTCCCCCGCCCTGGGCACCAACAGCCCCTGGAACAGCAAAGCTCCCTCCAGCCAGGAGAGCAAAAATGACAACCCCACCTCACAGTCATCACAGTAG
- the ldb1a gene encoding LIM domain-binding protein 1-A isoform X4 has protein sequence MSVGGCACPGCSSKSFKLYSPKEPPNGSAFPPFHPGAMLDRDVGPTPMYPPSYMEPGIGRHTPYGNQTDYRIFELNKRLQNWTEDCDNLWWDAFTTEFFEDDAMLTITFCLEDGPKRYTIGRTLIPRYFRSIFEGGATELFYVLKHPKESFHNNFVSLDCDQCTMVTQNGKPMFTQVCVEGRLYLEFMFDDMMRIKTWHFSIRQHREVVPRSILAMHAQDPQMLDQLSKNITRCGLSNSTLNYLRLCVILEPMQELMSRHKTYSLSPRDCLKTCLFQKWQRMVAPPAEPARQAPNKRRKRKMSGGSTMSSGGGNNNNSNSKKKSPASSFALSSQDVMVVGEPTLMGGEFGDEDERLITRLENTQFDAANGIDDEDSFNSSPALGTNSPWNSKAPSSQESKNDNPTSQSSQ, from the exons GCTGTTCGTCCAAGTCATTCAAGCTGTACTCCCCAAAGGAGCCTCCCAACGGTAGTGCCTTCCCTCCATTTCACCCAGGAGCAATGCTGGATAGAGATGTGGG TCCAACACCGATGTATCCCCCCTCTTACATGGAACCTGGAATAGG GAGGCACACACCGTATGGAAATCAAACAGACTACAGAATATTTGAGCTCAACAAAAGACTACAGAATTGGACAGAG GATTGTGACAATTTGTGGTGGGATGCGTTCACTACAGAGTTTTTCGAAGATGATGCAATGCTGACTATCACTTTCTGTCTGGAAGATGGACCCAAACGATACA ctATTGGTAGGACGTTGATCCCTCGGTACTTCAGGAGTATTTTTGAAGGAGGGGCCACTGAACTTTTCTATGTGCTGAAACATCCCAAGGAGTCGTTCCACAATAACTTTGTGTCCCTGGACTGCGATCAGTGCACCATGGTTACACAGAATGGCAAACCCATGTTCACACAG GTGTGTGTGGAGGGAAGACTGTACCTGGAGTTTATGTTTGATGACATGATGCGTATAAAGACGTGGCACTTCAGCATCAGACAACACAGAGAGGTTGTGCCGAGAAGCATCCTGGCAATGCAT GCACAAGACCCTCAAATGCTTGACCAGCTATCAAAAAACATCACAAGATGTGGCTTATCTAACTCTACGCTGAACTACCTCCGA CTTTGTGTAATCCTGGAGCCCATGCAGGAGCTGATGTCCAGACACAAGACGTACAGTCTCAGCCCACGAGACTGCCTCAAAACATGTCTGTTTCAGAAATGGCAGAGGATGGTGGCCCCACCAG CCGAGCCTGCGAGACAAGCCCCCAACAAGCGAAGGAAACGAAAAATGTCCGGCGGCAGCACGATGAGTTCCGGAGGgggcaacaacaacaacagcaacagtaAAAAGAAAAGTCCAGCCAGCAGTTTTGCGCTCTCCAGCCAG GATGTGATGGTGGTGGGAGAGCCCACTCTGATGGGAGGGGAGTTCGGGGACGAGGATGAGCGGCTCATCACGCGGCTGGAGAACACACAGTTTGATGCGGCCAATGGCATCGACGACGAGGACAGTTTCAACAGTTCCCCCGCCCTGGGCACCAACAGCCCCTGGAACAGCAAAGCTCCCTCCAGCCAGGAGAGCAAAAATGACAACCCCACCTCACAGTCATCACAGTAG
- the ldb1a gene encoding LIM domain-binding protein 1-A isoform X3 — MSVGGCACPGCSSKSFKLYSPKEPPNGSAFPPFHPGAMLDRDVGPTPMYPPSYMEPGIGRHTPYGNQTDYRIFELNKRLQNWTEQDCDNLWWDAFTTEFFEDDAMLTITFCLEDGPKRYTIGRTLIPRYFRSIFEGGATELFYVLKHPKESFHNNFVSLDCDQCTMVTQNGKPMFTQVCVEGRLYLEFMFDDMMRIKTWHFSIRQHREVVPRSILAMHAQDPQMLDQLSKNITRCGLSNSTLNYLRLCVILEPMQELMSRHKTYSLSPRDCLKTCLFQKWQRMVAPPAEPARQAPNKRRKRKMSGGSTMSSGGGNNNNSNSKKKSPASSFALSSQDVMVVGEPTLMGGEFGDEDERLITRLENTQFDAANGIDDEDSFNSSPALGTNSPWNSKAPSSQESKNDNPTSQSSQ; from the exons GCTGTTCGTCCAAGTCATTCAAGCTGTACTCCCCAAAGGAGCCTCCCAACGGTAGTGCCTTCCCTCCATTTCACCCAGGAGCAATGCTGGATAGAGATGTGGG TCCAACACCGATGTATCCCCCCTCTTACATGGAACCTGGAATAGG GAGGCACACACCGTATGGAAATCAAACAGACTACAGAATATTTGAGCTCAACAAAAGACTACAGAATTGGACAGAG CAGGATTGTGACAATTTGTGGTGGGATGCGTTCACTACAGAGTTTTTCGAAGATGATGCAATGCTGACTATCACTTTCTGTCTGGAAGATGGACCCAAACGATACA ctATTGGTAGGACGTTGATCCCTCGGTACTTCAGGAGTATTTTTGAAGGAGGGGCCACTGAACTTTTCTATGTGCTGAAACATCCCAAGGAGTCGTTCCACAATAACTTTGTGTCCCTGGACTGCGATCAGTGCACCATGGTTACACAGAATGGCAAACCCATGTTCACACAG GTGTGTGTGGAGGGAAGACTGTACCTGGAGTTTATGTTTGATGACATGATGCGTATAAAGACGTGGCACTTCAGCATCAGACAACACAGAGAGGTTGTGCCGAGAAGCATCCTGGCAATGCAT GCACAAGACCCTCAAATGCTTGACCAGCTATCAAAAAACATCACAAGATGTGGCTTATCTAACTCTACGCTGAACTACCTCCGA CTTTGTGTAATCCTGGAGCCCATGCAGGAGCTGATGTCCAGACACAAGACGTACAGTCTCAGCCCACGAGACTGCCTCAAAACATGTCTGTTTCAGAAATGGCAGAGGATGGTGGCCCCACCAG CCGAGCCTGCGAGACAAGCCCCCAACAAGCGAAGGAAACGAAAAATGTCCGGCGGCAGCACGATGAGTTCCGGAGGgggcaacaacaacaacagcaacagtaAAAAGAAAAGTCCAGCCAGCAGTTTTGCGCTCTCCAGCCAG GATGTGATGGTGGTGGGAGAGCCCACTCTGATGGGAGGGGAGTTCGGGGACGAGGATGAGCGGCTCATCACGCGGCTGGAGAACACACAGTTTGATGCGGCCAATGGCATCGACGACGAGGACAGTTTCAACAGTTCCCCCGCCCTGGGCACCAACAGCCCCTGGAACAGCAAAGCTCCCTCCAGCCAGGAGAGCAAAAATGACAACCCCACCTCACAGTCATCACAGTAG
- the ldb1a gene encoding LIM domain-binding protein 1-A isoform X8, whose translation MSVGGCACPGCSSKSFKLYSPKEPPNGSAFPPFHPGAMLDRDVGPTPMYPPSYMEPGIGRHTPYGNQTDYRIFELNKRLQNWTEQDCDNLWWDAFTTEFFEDDAMLTITFCLEDGPKRYTIGRTLIPRYFRSIFEGGATELFYVLKHPKESFHNNFVSLDCDQCTMVTQNGKPMFTQVCVEGRLYLEFMFDDMMRIKTWHFSIRQHREVVPRSILAMHAQDPQMLDQLSKNITRCGLSNSTLNYLRLCVILEPMQELMSRHKTYSLSPRDCLKTCLFQKWQRMVAPPAEPARQAPNKRRKRKMSGGSTMSSGGGNNNNSNSKKKSPASSFALSSQDLVGTKTCTVPELEDRS comes from the exons GCTGTTCGTCCAAGTCATTCAAGCTGTACTCCCCAAAGGAGCCTCCCAACGGTAGTGCCTTCCCTCCATTTCACCCAGGAGCAATGCTGGATAGAGATGTGGG TCCAACACCGATGTATCCCCCCTCTTACATGGAACCTGGAATAGG GAGGCACACACCGTATGGAAATCAAACAGACTACAGAATATTTGAGCTCAACAAAAGACTACAGAATTGGACAGAG CAGGATTGTGACAATTTGTGGTGGGATGCGTTCACTACAGAGTTTTTCGAAGATGATGCAATGCTGACTATCACTTTCTGTCTGGAAGATGGACCCAAACGATACA ctATTGGTAGGACGTTGATCCCTCGGTACTTCAGGAGTATTTTTGAAGGAGGGGCCACTGAACTTTTCTATGTGCTGAAACATCCCAAGGAGTCGTTCCACAATAACTTTGTGTCCCTGGACTGCGATCAGTGCACCATGGTTACACAGAATGGCAAACCCATGTTCACACAG GTGTGTGTGGAGGGAAGACTGTACCTGGAGTTTATGTTTGATGACATGATGCGTATAAAGACGTGGCACTTCAGCATCAGACAACACAGAGAGGTTGTGCCGAGAAGCATCCTGGCAATGCAT GCACAAGACCCTCAAATGCTTGACCAGCTATCAAAAAACATCACAAGATGTGGCTTATCTAACTCTACGCTGAACTACCTCCGA CTTTGTGTAATCCTGGAGCCCATGCAGGAGCTGATGTCCAGACACAAGACGTACAGTCTCAGCCCACGAGACTGCCTCAAAACATGTCTGTTTCAGAAATGGCAGAGGATGGTGGCCCCACCAG CCGAGCCTGCGAGACAAGCCCCCAACAAGCGAAGGAAACGAAAAATGTCCGGCGGCAGCACGATGAGTTCCGGAGGgggcaacaacaacaacagcaacagtaAAAAGAAAAGTCCAGCCAGCAGTTTTGCGCTCTCCAGCCAG GACCTGGTTGGAACAAAAACCTGTACAGTTCCGGAGCTTGAGGACcggagttga
- the ldb1a gene encoding LIM domain-binding protein 1-A isoform X1, which translates to MSVGGCACPGCSSKSFKLYSPKEPPNGSAFPPFHPGAMLDRDVGPTPMYPPSYMEPGIGRHTPYGNQTDYRIFELNKRLQNWTEQDCDNLWWDAFTTEFFEDDAMLTITFCLEDGPKRYTIGRTLIPRYFRSIFEGGATELFYVLKHPKESFHNNFVSLDCDQCTMVTQNGKPMFTQVCVEGRLYLEFMFDDMMRIKTWHFSIRQHREVVPRSILAMHAQDPQMLDQLSKNITRCGLSNSTLNYLRLCVILEPMQELMSRHKTYSLSPRDCLKTCLFQKWQRMVAPPAEPARQAPNKRRKRKMSGGSTMSSGGGNNNNSNSKKKSPASSFALSSQVPDVMVVGEPTLMGGEFGDEDERLITRLENTQFDAANGIDDEDSFNSSPALGTNSPWNSKAPSSQESKNDNPTSQSSQ; encoded by the exons GCTGTTCGTCCAAGTCATTCAAGCTGTACTCCCCAAAGGAGCCTCCCAACGGTAGTGCCTTCCCTCCATTTCACCCAGGAGCAATGCTGGATAGAGATGTGGG TCCAACACCGATGTATCCCCCCTCTTACATGGAACCTGGAATAGG GAGGCACACACCGTATGGAAATCAAACAGACTACAGAATATTTGAGCTCAACAAAAGACTACAGAATTGGACAGAG CAGGATTGTGACAATTTGTGGTGGGATGCGTTCACTACAGAGTTTTTCGAAGATGATGCAATGCTGACTATCACTTTCTGTCTGGAAGATGGACCCAAACGATACA ctATTGGTAGGACGTTGATCCCTCGGTACTTCAGGAGTATTTTTGAAGGAGGGGCCACTGAACTTTTCTATGTGCTGAAACATCCCAAGGAGTCGTTCCACAATAACTTTGTGTCCCTGGACTGCGATCAGTGCACCATGGTTACACAGAATGGCAAACCCATGTTCACACAG GTGTGTGTGGAGGGAAGACTGTACCTGGAGTTTATGTTTGATGACATGATGCGTATAAAGACGTGGCACTTCAGCATCAGACAACACAGAGAGGTTGTGCCGAGAAGCATCCTGGCAATGCAT GCACAAGACCCTCAAATGCTTGACCAGCTATCAAAAAACATCACAAGATGTGGCTTATCTAACTCTACGCTGAACTACCTCCGA CTTTGTGTAATCCTGGAGCCCATGCAGGAGCTGATGTCCAGACACAAGACGTACAGTCTCAGCCCACGAGACTGCCTCAAAACATGTCTGTTTCAGAAATGGCAGAGGATGGTGGCCCCACCAG CCGAGCCTGCGAGACAAGCCCCCAACAAGCGAAGGAAACGAAAAATGTCCGGCGGCAGCACGATGAGTTCCGGAGGgggcaacaacaacaacagcaacagtaAAAAGAAAAGTCCAGCCAGCAGTTTTGCGCTCTCCAGCCAGGTACCT GATGTGATGGTGGTGGGAGAGCCCACTCTGATGGGAGGGGAGTTCGGGGACGAGGATGAGCGGCTCATCACGCGGCTGGAGAACACACAGTTTGATGCGGCCAATGGCATCGACGACGAGGACAGTTTCAACAGTTCCCCCGCCCTGGGCACCAACAGCCCCTGGAACAGCAAAGCTCCCTCCAGCCAGGAGAGCAAAAATGACAACCCCACCTCACAGTCATCACAGTAG
- the ldb1a gene encoding LIM domain-binding protein 1-A isoform X7: MSVGGCACPGCSSKSFKLYSPKEPPNGSAFPPFHPGAMLDRDVGPTPMYPPSYMEPGIGRHTPYGNQTDYRIFELNKRLQNWTEDCDNLWWDAFTTEFFEDDAMLTITFCLEDGPKRYTIGRTLIPRYFRSIFEGGATELFYVLKHPKESFHNNFVSLDCDQCTMVTQNGKPMFTQVCVEGRLYLEFMFDDMMRIKTWHFSIRQHREVVPRSILAMHAQDPQMLDQLSKNITRCGLSNSTLNYLRLCVILEPMQELMSRHKTYSLSPRDCLKTCLFQKWQRMVAPPAEPARQAPNKRRKRKMSGGSTMSSGGGNNNNSNSKKKSPASSFALSSQVPDLVGTKTCTVPELEDRS, from the exons GCTGTTCGTCCAAGTCATTCAAGCTGTACTCCCCAAAGGAGCCTCCCAACGGTAGTGCCTTCCCTCCATTTCACCCAGGAGCAATGCTGGATAGAGATGTGGG TCCAACACCGATGTATCCCCCCTCTTACATGGAACCTGGAATAGG GAGGCACACACCGTATGGAAATCAAACAGACTACAGAATATTTGAGCTCAACAAAAGACTACAGAATTGGACAGAG GATTGTGACAATTTGTGGTGGGATGCGTTCACTACAGAGTTTTTCGAAGATGATGCAATGCTGACTATCACTTTCTGTCTGGAAGATGGACCCAAACGATACA ctATTGGTAGGACGTTGATCCCTCGGTACTTCAGGAGTATTTTTGAAGGAGGGGCCACTGAACTTTTCTATGTGCTGAAACATCCCAAGGAGTCGTTCCACAATAACTTTGTGTCCCTGGACTGCGATCAGTGCACCATGGTTACACAGAATGGCAAACCCATGTTCACACAG GTGTGTGTGGAGGGAAGACTGTACCTGGAGTTTATGTTTGATGACATGATGCGTATAAAGACGTGGCACTTCAGCATCAGACAACACAGAGAGGTTGTGCCGAGAAGCATCCTGGCAATGCAT GCACAAGACCCTCAAATGCTTGACCAGCTATCAAAAAACATCACAAGATGTGGCTTATCTAACTCTACGCTGAACTACCTCCGA CTTTGTGTAATCCTGGAGCCCATGCAGGAGCTGATGTCCAGACACAAGACGTACAGTCTCAGCCCACGAGACTGCCTCAAAACATGTCTGTTTCAGAAATGGCAGAGGATGGTGGCCCCACCAG CCGAGCCTGCGAGACAAGCCCCCAACAAGCGAAGGAAACGAAAAATGTCCGGCGGCAGCACGATGAGTTCCGGAGGgggcaacaacaacaacagcaacagtaAAAAGAAAAGTCCAGCCAGCAGTTTTGCGCTCTCCAGCCAGGTACCT GACCTGGTTGGAACAAAAACCTGTACAGTTCCGGAGCTTGAGGACcggagttga
- the ldb1a gene encoding LIM domain-binding protein 1-A isoform X6, whose amino-acid sequence MSVGGCACPGCSSKSFKLYSPKEPPNGSAFPPFHPGAMLDRDVGPTPMYPPSYMEPGIGRHTPYGNQTDYRIFELNKRLQNWTEQDCDNLWWDAFTTEFFEDDAMLTITFCLEDGPKRYTIGRTLIPRYFRSIFEGGATELFYVLKHPKESFHNNFVSLDCDQCTMVTQNGKPMFTQVCVEGRLYLEFMFDDMMRIKTWHFSIRQHREVVPRSILAMHAQDPQMLDQLSKNITRCGLSNSTLNYLRLCVILEPMQELMSRHKTYSLSPRDCLKTCLFQKWQRMVAPPAEPARQAPNKRRKRKMSGGSTMSSGGGNNNNSNSKKKSPASSFALSSQVPDLVGTKTCTVPELEDRS is encoded by the exons GCTGTTCGTCCAAGTCATTCAAGCTGTACTCCCCAAAGGAGCCTCCCAACGGTAGTGCCTTCCCTCCATTTCACCCAGGAGCAATGCTGGATAGAGATGTGGG TCCAACACCGATGTATCCCCCCTCTTACATGGAACCTGGAATAGG GAGGCACACACCGTATGGAAATCAAACAGACTACAGAATATTTGAGCTCAACAAAAGACTACAGAATTGGACAGAG CAGGATTGTGACAATTTGTGGTGGGATGCGTTCACTACAGAGTTTTTCGAAGATGATGCAATGCTGACTATCACTTTCTGTCTGGAAGATGGACCCAAACGATACA ctATTGGTAGGACGTTGATCCCTCGGTACTTCAGGAGTATTTTTGAAGGAGGGGCCACTGAACTTTTCTATGTGCTGAAACATCCCAAGGAGTCGTTCCACAATAACTTTGTGTCCCTGGACTGCGATCAGTGCACCATGGTTACACAGAATGGCAAACCCATGTTCACACAG GTGTGTGTGGAGGGAAGACTGTACCTGGAGTTTATGTTTGATGACATGATGCGTATAAAGACGTGGCACTTCAGCATCAGACAACACAGAGAGGTTGTGCCGAGAAGCATCCTGGCAATGCAT GCACAAGACCCTCAAATGCTTGACCAGCTATCAAAAAACATCACAAGATGTGGCTTATCTAACTCTACGCTGAACTACCTCCGA CTTTGTGTAATCCTGGAGCCCATGCAGGAGCTGATGTCCAGACACAAGACGTACAGTCTCAGCCCACGAGACTGCCTCAAAACATGTCTGTTTCAGAAATGGCAGAGGATGGTGGCCCCACCAG CCGAGCCTGCGAGACAAGCCCCCAACAAGCGAAGGAAACGAAAAATGTCCGGCGGCAGCACGATGAGTTCCGGAGGgggcaacaacaacaacagcaacagtaAAAAGAAAAGTCCAGCCAGCAGTTTTGCGCTCTCCAGCCAGGTACCT GACCTGGTTGGAACAAAAACCTGTACAGTTCCGGAGCTTGAGGACcggagttga
- the ldb1a gene encoding LIM domain-binding protein 1-A isoform X2, protein MSVGGCACPGCSSKSFKLYSPKEPPNGSAFPPFHPGAMLDRDVGPTPMYPPSYMEPGIGRHTPYGNQTDYRIFELNKRLQNWTEDCDNLWWDAFTTEFFEDDAMLTITFCLEDGPKRYTIGRTLIPRYFRSIFEGGATELFYVLKHPKESFHNNFVSLDCDQCTMVTQNGKPMFTQVCVEGRLYLEFMFDDMMRIKTWHFSIRQHREVVPRSILAMHAQDPQMLDQLSKNITRCGLSNSTLNYLRLCVILEPMQELMSRHKTYSLSPRDCLKTCLFQKWQRMVAPPAEPARQAPNKRRKRKMSGGSTMSSGGGNNNNSNSKKKSPASSFALSSQVPDVMVVGEPTLMGGEFGDEDERLITRLENTQFDAANGIDDEDSFNSSPALGTNSPWNSKAPSSQESKNDNPTSQSSQ, encoded by the exons GCTGTTCGTCCAAGTCATTCAAGCTGTACTCCCCAAAGGAGCCTCCCAACGGTAGTGCCTTCCCTCCATTTCACCCAGGAGCAATGCTGGATAGAGATGTGGG TCCAACACCGATGTATCCCCCCTCTTACATGGAACCTGGAATAGG GAGGCACACACCGTATGGAAATCAAACAGACTACAGAATATTTGAGCTCAACAAAAGACTACAGAATTGGACAGAG GATTGTGACAATTTGTGGTGGGATGCGTTCACTACAGAGTTTTTCGAAGATGATGCAATGCTGACTATCACTTTCTGTCTGGAAGATGGACCCAAACGATACA ctATTGGTAGGACGTTGATCCCTCGGTACTTCAGGAGTATTTTTGAAGGAGGGGCCACTGAACTTTTCTATGTGCTGAAACATCCCAAGGAGTCGTTCCACAATAACTTTGTGTCCCTGGACTGCGATCAGTGCACCATGGTTACACAGAATGGCAAACCCATGTTCACACAG GTGTGTGTGGAGGGAAGACTGTACCTGGAGTTTATGTTTGATGACATGATGCGTATAAAGACGTGGCACTTCAGCATCAGACAACACAGAGAGGTTGTGCCGAGAAGCATCCTGGCAATGCAT GCACAAGACCCTCAAATGCTTGACCAGCTATCAAAAAACATCACAAGATGTGGCTTATCTAACTCTACGCTGAACTACCTCCGA CTTTGTGTAATCCTGGAGCCCATGCAGGAGCTGATGTCCAGACACAAGACGTACAGTCTCAGCCCACGAGACTGCCTCAAAACATGTCTGTTTCAGAAATGGCAGAGGATGGTGGCCCCACCAG CCGAGCCTGCGAGACAAGCCCCCAACAAGCGAAGGAAACGAAAAATGTCCGGCGGCAGCACGATGAGTTCCGGAGGgggcaacaacaacaacagcaacagtaAAAAGAAAAGTCCAGCCAGCAGTTTTGCGCTCTCCAGCCAGGTACCT GATGTGATGGTGGTGGGAGAGCCCACTCTGATGGGAGGGGAGTTCGGGGACGAGGATGAGCGGCTCATCACGCGGCTGGAGAACACACAGTTTGATGCGGCCAATGGCATCGACGACGAGGACAGTTTCAACAGTTCCCCCGCCCTGGGCACCAACAGCCCCTGGAACAGCAAAGCTCCCTCCAGCCAGGAGAGCAAAAATGACAACCCCACCTCACAGTCATCACAGTAG